AAGGGAACTCCTCGCGCCGCGCCGTTGCGCGGTAGTGAAGCACCACAACCTCGCCTGACAGGACAACAGACCGTTGATCCTCGAAGATGACCGTCGTCCAACGCGGCGCGGCGGCGATCGCTTCGATCGAGGCGGCCCTGTCCAACACCATGCCAGGGAATACCATCAACACGTCTTCCGAGAGATTACGGCGGTAATATTCGGCGTCACCCATCCAGAAGCCGTGCTCGCGCTGCCAGAGCATCGATTCAACGTCGCTCATGGTCTCATGTTAAGTCACCCGCTCTCCGATTGGACCGCCGAGGTACCCGAGCTGCGGTGAGATCGCAATGGCCGCCTGCTTGACCTGATCTTAGAGCTGGCCCTCGGGACGGTCCCAGACGTCCGGATCGTTCGCGTTGGACTCGCGGCTTTTCGGATCGGCCGCCGCCAGCGGGGTCCGCCTGTGGATCGGCAAATCCGCCGGACCCCGATCCCTCGATCAGCTTCCACCGCCTGTCCTGAATCGCGCATGCCATGGTCATGCGGTAGCGTCCGCGGGTCACGGTTGTGCACCTCGGTCGCCGACCCTCGCAACACTCGAGGAGGGGGCGTATATTGTAGGCCGTAGCGCCCTCGATTAGCGGCAGGGAATTGCCGCACGCCAGCTTGTCGATGAGCTTGAAGACCAGAAGGAAAGGCAAGCGCGGACATGAGTGAGCGCAAGTATCGACACCGCGGCTACAGAGACGACGATCGGTCGGAGCAGCCAGCGAAGAAGGTCGAGCGGCCACAGGTGCCGCGCCATCTACGCGAGCCGCGGGCGCCGAGCTTCCCAGGCTTCACGGAGACGATCACGTGCACGGGCTGTGGGCGGACGATCGAGCCACCAGTGGCACAGGATGCACGGTGCAGTTGCGGCTGCGGCTTGCACGCCTGTGTTCAGTGTGCGTTCTTCGATCCGGGGAGCCGCTTCGAGTGCATGCAGCCGATCCCGGCACGCATCACACCCAAGGATGCGCCCAACAGTTGCACCTTCTTCGAGCCGCGTGTGCGCGTCGAGCGCCAGACGGGTTCGACCGGCGGGTCAGACGCCCGGTCGGAGTTCGAGAAGCTTTTCA
The Luteitalea sp. genome window above contains:
- a CDS encoding DUF4440 domain-containing protein, whose product is MSDVESMLWQREHGFWMGDAEYYRRNLSEDVLMVFPGMVLDRAASIEAIAAAPRWTTVIFEDQRSVVLSGEVVVLHYRATARREEFPYHALATSVYVKRDDTWRLAVHQQTP